Proteins from a genomic interval of Chanodichthys erythropterus isolate Z2021 chromosome 8, ASM2448905v1, whole genome shotgun sequence:
- the mrpl42 gene encoding 39S ribosomal protein L42, mitochondrial → MASGHISRLASLFYTSRNIKQFRAGIFLSSHNKSTLRGPSINDSSNVEIAVTSDGNTIVCYHPSEDVPYELTQPIVRPDAVSDYAETHEQVLKARLGKEVLNNKKAPTIEELSKMFYTTKHRWYPVGQYHTRRRNRNPPKDR, encoded by the exons ATGGCGTCGGGTCACATCAGCAGGCTTGCTAGTCTGTTTTACACCAgcagaaatataaaacaattcAGAG CCGGAATCTTTCTGTCATCTCACAACAAATCTACTCTTAGAGGTCCATCCATTAACGACAGCAG TAATGTGGAAATTGCAGTAACATCTGATGGAAACACAATAGTGTGTTACCATCCCTCAGAAGACGTACCCTATGAGCTCACACAG CCGATTGTCAGACCAGATGCCGTCAGTGATTATGCAGAGACTCATGAGCAGGTGCTGAAAGCCAGACTTGGTAAAGaggttttaaataataaaaaggcCCCGACCATCGAGGAACTGAGCAAGATGTTCTACACCACCAAACACCGCTGGTACCCCGTCGGACA GTATCACACCAGACGCCGAAACCGAAATCCACCCAAAGACCGATAG